The genomic window CAGCAGCTCGCCGCCTACAACAGCCACGACATCGACGCCTTCGTCGCCACCTACGCCGAGGACGTCGTGATCAACCGGCGCACCGGCAGCCCGCTGCAGGGGCATCAGGCGCTGCGCGACACGTACACCGGACAGTTCGCCGAAGGCCGCTGCCGGGCGGAGATCGTGGGACGGCTCACGGAGGGCGACTGGGTGGTCGACCACGAGGTCGCCCACGGCCTGGCCGACGAGCCGCTCCGCGTGCTGGTGGCCTACCGGGTGCGCGAAGGCCTCATCGACCGCGTCGACTTCCTCGGCTGAACACGGCGGCCGGCCGGGCCCCGAGGAGCCCGACCGGCCGCCGTCGGCAACAGCCGTCCGCAGCAGCCGCCCCCGCCGGCCGCTGCCACGTCATCCGTTCCTTCCCCGGCCGCTACTTCTTCAGCCGCGACGAGGAGAGGATCGACACCACGTGCGCGGGCACCAGCACCCACACGATCGCCGTGACCACGATCACGGCGACCTTGGTGGCCCGCAGGTCACCGCGCGCCTGGTCGACCACCGCCGCGACCAGCAGCAGCAGGGTGCACTCGATCCCGTTGCAGAGCCGGTGCAGCTGGACGCCCGAGGCCAGCCGCCGCAGCCGGGCGATCCCGGAGGAACGCGGCACCACCGACTGGTCGGTGGCCTTCGCCAGTCCGCTGTCCGAGCGCGCCACGTGCACCAGGTCGGAGGAGGCCTTGAGCAGCAGCACGCCGACGGCGGCCGACATCCCGGCCACCAGGTACGGCGAGAGCCCGAGCGAGGAGGCCCGGAAACCCATGCCGATCATCACCGCGGCGTCCGCCAGATAGGCGCCGAGCCGGTCCAGGTAGACCCCGAGCGGGCTGAACTGCTGGCGCCAGCGGGCGACTTCACCATCGACGCAGTCGAGCAGCAGGTAGAGCTGCATGAACAGGACGCAGAGCACCGCCCCGGTCAGCC from Kitasatospora sp. NBC_01250 includes these protein-coding regions:
- a CDS encoding nuclear transport factor 2 family protein yields the protein MTDPREVVEQQLAAYNSHDIDAFVATYAEDVVINRRTGSPLQGHQALRDTYTGQFAEGRCRAEIVGRLTEGDWVVDHEVAHGLADEPLRVLVAYRVREGLIDRVDFLG
- a CDS encoding CDP-alcohol phosphatidyltransferase family protein; translated protein: MSRVQLEELRGVIHPPGKLDSRAEHWAGRLYMRSVSLRVTRLMLDTRWSPNQITGVMVVAGVLSGAALLIPGLTGAVLCVLFMQLYLLLDCVDGEVARWRQQFSPLGVYLDRLGAYLADAAVMIGMGFRASSLGLSPYLVAGMSAAVGVLLLKASSDLVHVARSDSGLAKATDQSVVPRSSGIARLRRLASGVQLHRLCNGIECTLLLLVAAVVDQARGDLRATKVAVIVVTAIVWVLVPAHVVSILSSSRLKK